One stretch of Dissulfurimicrobium hydrothermale DNA includes these proteins:
- a CDS encoding Gfo/Idh/MocA family protein, whose protein sequence is MIRVAVIGAGYLGRFHAQKYAAMPDAELTGVVDIVPERAALVAKETGTKAYSDLDGVIGRIDAASVVVPTVHHYEVAKVLLSRGIHCLIEKPITTGIQEADELIRLASDNGLVLQVGHIERFNPAVKVLEERVSRPLFIEAHRFNVFKDRATDVDVVLDLMIHDIDITLTLVRSQISEIRAVGVPVLSSFVDIANARIIFENGCTANLTASRISLDVMRKIRVFQPGAYMSADCLAHKNLIVRRTRAADVRDAMTFEPLQHDKADSLYDELEDFVMAVKGIKPPRVTGEAGRMALDLALKINNQIAKGLDSLDLADIYWSDPV, encoded by the coding sequence TTGATACGGGTTGCCGTGATAGGGGCGGGTTATCTTGGTAGGTTCCATGCCCAAAAATATGCAGCCATGCCTGATGCCGAACTCACCGGGGTGGTGGATATCGTGCCGGAGAGGGCTGCGCTGGTAGCGAAAGAGACGGGCACGAAGGCATATTCCGATTTGGATGGGGTTATCGGCAGGATAGACGCGGCATCCGTTGTTGTCCCTACTGTGCATCATTACGAGGTCGCAAAGGTTTTACTTTCCAGGGGGATACACTGTCTGATAGAAAAACCTATAACCACTGGCATTCAGGAGGCAGACGAGCTGATAAGGCTCGCATCTGATAATGGTCTTGTGCTTCAGGTGGGTCATATCGAGCGCTTCAATCCTGCTGTTAAGGTGCTTGAGGAGAGAGTGAGTCGCCCGCTTTTTATTGAGGCGCATAGGTTCAATGTCTTTAAAGACAGGGCTACTGATGTGGATGTGGTGCTGGATCTCATGATCCATGACATAGATATAACACTGACACTCGTGAGGTCGCAGATATCGGAGATCAGGGCAGTCGGTGTGCCGGTTCTGAGCTCCTTTGTTGATATAGCAAACGCCCGTATAATCTTTGAGAACGGTTGCACGGCGAATCTTACCGCAAGCCGCATATCTCTTGACGTCATGAGGAAGATCAGGGTGTTCCAACCCGGGGCTTATATGTCCGCTGATTGCCTTGCACATAAGAATCTGATCGTAAGGCGGACAAGGGCTGCAGATGTCCGAGACGCCATGACGTTTGAGCCATTGCAGCACGATAAGGCCGACAGTCTTTATGATGAACTGGAAGACTTCGTCATGGCCGTAAAAGGAATAAAACCCCCCAGGGTAACGGGCGAGGCGGGTCGCATGGCCCTGGATCTTGCCTTGAAGATAAACAACCAGATCGCCAAGGGTCTCGATTCCCTGGACTTGGCTGATATTTATTGGTCTGATCCAGTATGA
- a CDS encoding LpxI family protein: MERGPVGLIAGGGQFPILCARAARSKGWKVIAVAHKGETIPELSGEVDEIRWISLGQLGKLINTLKDAGVGEAVFAGAITKKRIFIDVRPDLRALNLWRRLDSRLDDRILRAIAAEIESEGIKVIPSTFFVQDLLMPPGVLTKKRPSVSQYEDIEFGRQLASRIGELDIGQCVVVKDKVVLAVEAIEGTDEAILRGGRLGGSGAVVIKLCKPFQDTRFDLPSIGLSTIERMVEAGACVLAVEAGRAIFFDKDEAIALADKVQISIVGIEGGVGG, encoded by the coding sequence ATGGAAAGGGGGCCCGTCGGTTTGATAGCAGGCGGAGGACAATTTCCTATACTCTGTGCCAGGGCTGCCCGCTCAAAGGGCTGGAAGGTAATAGCAGTGGCGCATAAGGGCGAGACCATCCCTGAACTGAGCGGAGAGGTTGATGAGATAAGATGGATCTCCCTCGGTCAGCTCGGTAAGCTAATAAATACACTAAAAGATGCTGGGGTTGGTGAGGCCGTCTTTGCCGGCGCCATTACAAAAAAGAGGATATTTATAGATGTGCGTCCTGATCTCAGGGCATTGAATCTATGGCGTCGACTTGACAGCCGGCTTGATGACAGGATACTTCGTGCCATCGCCGCAGAGATCGAATCGGAAGGCATAAAGGTCATTCCATCTACTTTTTTTGTCCAGGACCTCCTCATGCCGCCTGGTGTCCTTACCAAAAAGAGACCCAGCGTCTCTCAATACGAGGATATAGAGTTCGGTCGCCAGCTTGCCTCCAGGATAGGCGAACTCGATATAGGTCAGTGTGTGGTGGTTAAGGACAAGGTCGTCTTGGCAGTAGAGGCTATCGAGGGTACGGATGAGGCCATCTTGAGGGGCGGCAGGCTTGGCGGATCGGGCGCGGTTGTGATAAAGCTGTGCAAACCATTTCAGGATACAAGATTCGATCTGCCTTCGATTGGACTTAGTACAATCGAGAGGATGGTTGAGGCAGGGGCCTGTGTCTTGGCGGTCGAGGCAGGCAGGGCCATCTTCTTTGATAAGGATGAGGCGATAGCCCTTGCCGACAAGGTCCAAATATCAATAGTCGGTATCGAAGGAGGGGTCGGCGGTTGA
- the lpxB gene encoding lipid-A-disaccharide synthase: MPDHDNFVGHQLVVMSKSIFIIAGEASGDLHGSGLIRAIKAKLPDCKIAGIGGPKMVDAGLDAIFPSSRLAVVGLAEIFAHTWPILSAFYKTRVYLKKERPDLLILIDYPEFNLLMAGYAKGLGIPVFYYISPQVWAWRQGRVRRLKRSIDEMAVILPFEEDFFSRYGLKVRFVGHPLLDSVKVQSSKEEFCRSNSLSIGSSTVGLLPGSRHGEVQRIFPVMADAACLISRLRPSVQFVAAVAPSIDIQLMKDMARACAGRDGPDIRLIQGRTYDVMAASNLVIAASGTVTLEAAILGVPLIVTYKVSPLSYHLGRHLIKVPYASLVNLVAGRMVAPEFLQNDATPEAIANEALAILGDDARRERMVQDLAIVTGRLGQPGAADRAANIALGLLKRSNPASR, encoded by the coding sequence TTGCCGGATCATGACAATTTTGTAGGACACCAACTGGTAGTTATGTCGAAGTCCATCTTTATAATCGCTGGCGAGGCGTCAGGCGATCTCCATGGTTCAGGTCTCATAAGGGCTATAAAGGCCAAGCTGCCGGATTGTAAGATTGCCGGCATAGGCGGTCCAAAGATGGTAGATGCTGGGCTTGATGCCATTTTCCCGAGTTCGCGCCTTGCTGTAGTTGGGCTTGCAGAGATATTTGCCCACACCTGGCCCATACTCTCCGCTTTTTATAAGACCAGGGTCTATTTGAAAAAGGAGCGCCCCGACCTCTTGATACTCATAGACTATCCTGAATTCAATCTTCTTATGGCGGGATATGCCAAAGGCCTTGGTATCCCGGTTTTTTATTATATAAGTCCGCAGGTATGGGCGTGGCGGCAGGGCAGGGTCAGGAGATTGAAGAGGTCCATTGATGAGATGGCAGTGATCCTGCCCTTTGAGGAAGATTTTTTTTCAAGATATGGCCTCAAGGTCAGATTTGTCGGCCATCCACTGCTCGACAGCGTAAAGGTGCAGTCTTCAAAGGAGGAATTCTGCCGTTCGAACTCTCTGTCAATCGGCTCATCCACGGTAGGTCTTCTCCCTGGAAGCAGGCATGGTGAGGTCCAGAGGATCTTTCCTGTCATGGCAGACGCCGCTTGCCTAATCTCCCGATTAAGACCGAGTGTCCAATTCGTGGCAGCCGTTGCCCCTTCCATCGACATCCAACTCATGAAGGACATGGCTAGGGCGTGTGCAGGTAGGGATGGTCCAGATATACGGTTGATCCAGGGCCGAACATACGATGTCATGGCAGCATCAAATCTGGTTATCGCGGCGTCGGGCACCGTTACCCTCGAGGCCGCGATCCTAGGCGTCCCGCTCATCGTTACATACAAAGTCTCTCCACTCAGTTATCATCTTGGGCGCCATCTCATCAAGGTGCCCTATGCATCCCTTGTCAATCTGGTTGCAGGGAGGATGGTTGCGCCCGAATTTCTCCAAAATGATGCCACGCCAGAGGCTATAGCAAATGAGGCGCTGGCCATCCTTGGGGATGATGCCAGAAGGGAGAGGATGGTTCAGGATCTTGCTATCGTCACCGGTAGACTTGGTCAGCCAGGGGCTGCTGACCGGGCTGCAAATATCGCCCTTGGACTTTTGAAGCGGAGCAACCCGGCCAGTCGATAA
- the bamA gene encoding outer membrane protein assembly factor BamA gives MFQAFLLPVFMASGAAAASQKVFFLRFLYFGPEESSSLADEVTEGMVRRFSSSGNSIVEGRGAEAGASVTGIAKEAKAKDARFAVWGSVSLLGGRVSLDMRVLDLKDPAASPVPLYVQGGREDMSRMLDQAERRINEVFAAPAKVGQVLISGNRRVDTDAIRDSITTKAGEPFDPQRISSDIKAIYKMGYFDDVQVDVKDGPKGKIVTFLLKEKPAIRDIKIKGNKNIKDDKIKETIGLKPYTVINEKALQEAAQKIKALYEDKGYLGTEVGVSVGNVSGEAADVIFDVTEGQKARIKSIKFQGNKAFSSKELRGLMETSEKKPFWYPSIKNIMAYIKGEEGVLKFDALDRDVGRIAAFYHNHGYVDAVVGQPVVTRKGADIYITIPIEEGDRYGVGNIEIEEDYFHDPKKLLADMQIKGRSVFSQEVLRQDILKLTDLYADQGFAYADITPKITKDPKKKVVNITLVVNKGPKVKFGRIEITGNTRTRDKVIRRELRVKELDAFSATGLKKSKDRLNRLGYFEDVSLIPSKGDSEDTMNLDVKVKERPTGTFSIGAGYSSVDKLMFMGEISQRNFLGKGQTLSFKGILGSVTNRFALSFIEPYLFDTRWSFGTDIYNWRVDYADYTKDSTGATVRVGYPLTDELRVFVGLRGDNTTLSHVSANASQIIRDSIDIKATRSISLGFGYDTRNDFYFPSRGWNNSISVEYAGGLLGGDSAFVKTEGVASYYHPIWKQLVGHIRGGAGYVTQSSGGKLPIYERFFLGGIDTIRGYKYEYVSPIDPNTGERIGGDYMGFAQFEAIFPIVKDMGLNGVTFFDAGNVWNSHNAYDLSDLRKSVGFGIRWLSPMGPLRIEWGYNLDKKPGDSSSNLEFRMGGVF, from the coding sequence ATGTTCCAGGCCTTTTTGCTCCCTGTTTTCATGGCATCTGGGGCAGCGGCTGCATCTCAAAAGGTGTTCTTTCTGAGGTTCTTATATTTCGGACCAGAGGAGAGCTCGAGTCTGGCGGATGAGGTCACGGAAGGCATGGTGAGGAGGTTCAGCTCTTCCGGAAACTCTATTGTCGAGGGGCGTGGTGCCGAGGCAGGTGCCAGCGTCACCGGGATAGCAAAGGAGGCGAAGGCTAAGGATGCAAGATTTGCTGTATGGGGAAGTGTAAGCCTGCTTGGAGGCAGGGTCAGTCTTGACATGCGTGTGCTTGACCTCAAAGATCCGGCGGCAAGTCCTGTGCCTCTATATGTACAGGGTGGACGGGAAGATATGAGCCGTATGCTGGATCAGGCGGAGAGGCGTATAAATGAGGTCTTTGCAGCCCCTGCAAAGGTCGGGCAGGTCCTGATAAGCGGCAATAGGCGGGTGGATACCGACGCAATCAGGGATTCCATAACCACCAAGGCCGGTGAGCCTTTTGACCCACAGAGGATTTCATCCGACATAAAGGCCATCTATAAGATGGGTTATTTTGATGATGTCCAGGTCGATGTAAAAGACGGTCCAAAAGGCAAGATCGTCACCTTTCTGCTGAAAGAGAAGCCAGCGATCCGTGATATCAAGATAAAGGGCAACAAGAACATCAAGGACGACAAGATCAAGGAGACGATAGGCCTAAAACCCTATACTGTCATAAATGAAAAGGCCCTCCAGGAGGCGGCCCAGAAGATAAAGGCCTTATATGAAGACAAGGGTTATCTGGGTACAGAGGTGGGTGTCTCGGTTGGGAATGTATCCGGCGAGGCTGCGGATGTCATCTTTGATGTCACAGAGGGTCAGAAGGCCAGGATAAAGTCCATTAAATTCCAGGGCAATAAGGCCTTTTCAAGCAAAGAATTAAGGGGTCTCATGGAGACCTCGGAAAAGAAGCCGTTTTGGTACCCCAGCATTAAAAATATAATGGCTTATATCAAAGGGGAGGAGGGGGTTTTGAAATTCGACGCCCTCGACAGGGATGTAGGCAGGATCGCCGCCTTTTATCACAACCACGGTTATGTTGATGCAGTGGTGGGTCAGCCGGTTGTGACAAGGAAGGGCGCTGACATCTATATAACCATTCCAATAGAAGAAGGGGATAGATACGGGGTCGGAAACATCGAGATAGAAGAGGATTATTTCCACGATCCAAAAAAACTCCTTGCCGATATGCAGATAAAGGGCAGATCGGTATTCAGCCAGGAGGTCCTGAGACAGGACATCCTAAAGCTTACGGATCTTTATGCTGATCAGGGGTTTGCCTATGCTGACATAACGCCTAAGATAACAAAAGATCCCAAGAAGAAGGTCGTGAATATCACCCTCGTGGTGAACAAGGGGCCGAAGGTGAAATTCGGACGTATCGAGATAACTGGCAATACCAGGACGAGGGATAAGGTGATAAGACGCGAGCTCAGGGTGAAGGAGCTTGATGCATTCAGCGCCACAGGCCTTAAAAAGAGCAAGGACAGGTTAAATAGGCTTGGATATTTTGAAGATGTGAGCCTCATTCCCAGCAAGGGGGATAGTGAAGACACGATGAACCTGGACGTCAAGGTGAAGGAGAGACCTACCGGCACCTTCAGTATCGGTGCAGGCTATAGTTCCGTGGATAAACTCATGTTCATGGGCGAGATAAGCCAGAGAAACTTCCTAGGTAAGGGCCAGACGTTGTCCTTCAAAGGCATATTAGGTTCTGTGACCAACCGTTTTGCGTTGAGTTTCATTGAGCCGTATCTTTTTGACACTAGGTGGTCCTTCGGGACCGATATCTACAATTGGCGGGTGGATTATGCCGATTATACAAAAGACAGCACCGGCGCGACAGTGCGCGTAGGGTATCCGCTTACAGACGAACTCAGGGTATTTGTTGGTCTGAGGGGGGACAACACCACCCTTTCCCATGTTTCAGCCAACGCCTCACAGATCATCCGGGATTCTATAGACATAAAGGCCACGAGGTCCATAAGTCTCGGCTTTGGCTATGATACGCGCAACGATTTTTATTTCCCGTCAAGAGGCTGGAACAATTCGATCTCCGTGGAATACGCAGGCGGCCTCCTCGGTGGGGACAGTGCCTTTGTAAAGACGGAAGGGGTTGCAAGCTACTATCATCCTATTTGGAAGCAGCTCGTCGGCCATATAAGGGGGGGCGCGGGGTATGTAACACAGAGTTCCGGCGGCAAGCTCCCAATCTATGAAAGATTCTTTTTGGGTGGCATAGATACCATAAGGGGTTATAAATATGAATATGTAAGCCCTATAGACCCCAATACCGGTGAGAGGATCGGCGGCGACTATATGGGTTTTGCGCAATTTGAGGCCATCTTCCCCATTGTAAAGGATATGGGTCTCAACGGGGTCACGTTCTTTGACGCAGGCAACGTCTGGAACAGTCACAATGCATACGACCTATCAGATCTGAGGAAATCGGTCGGTTTCGGCATAAGGTGGCTTTCTCCTATGGGTCCACTCAGGATTGAATGGGGTTACAACTTGGACAAAAAACCAGGGGACAGCAGCAGCAACCTGGAGTTCAGGATGGGTGGGGTGTTTTAA
- the lpxA gene encoding acyl-ACP--UDP-N-acetylglucosamine O-acyltransferase — MDILDEDVFIHPSAIVRTGAIGEGVKVGPYSVIGPEVTLESGVEIGPHVVVEGETHIGKGVKISQFASIGAPPQDLKYKGEPTRVEIADGVIIREFVTVHRGTIEGGGVTRIGRGCLLMAYVHVAHDCQIGANVIMANGATLGGHVVIDENVVIGGLSAVHQFCHIGAYAFLGGMSGVNKDIPPYVKYWGQRGRLYGLNLVGLRRHGLSRENLEALRDAYRMIFEGDGTVADAIQMVEERFSAVPEVVRFVEFIKSSRRGVPLGGNISEISEMD; from the coding sequence ATGGATATATTGGATGAAGATGTCTTTATTCACCCCTCAGCTATAGTCAGGACAGGCGCAATAGGCGAGGGGGTGAAGGTCGGGCCTTATTCTGTCATAGGGCCAGAGGTGACCCTTGAAAGCGGGGTCGAAATAGGCCCTCATGTGGTAGTCGAGGGAGAGACGCATATAGGAAAAGGGGTGAAGATTTCGCAGTTCGCCTCAATCGGGGCGCCGCCTCAGGACCTTAAATATAAGGGCGAACCCACTAGGGTCGAGATTGCGGACGGCGTCATCATAAGGGAGTTCGTAACCGTCCATCGTGGCACCATAGAAGGCGGCGGCGTTACGAGGATCGGCAGGGGATGTCTTCTTATGGCATATGTCCATGTCGCACACGATTGTCAGATCGGAGCGAATGTCATAATGGCCAATGGCGCAACCCTCGGCGGTCACGTGGTTATCGACGAAAACGTGGTCATAGGTGGCCTCTCGGCTGTCCATCAGTTTTGCCATATCGGAGCGTATGCCTTTCTGGGGGGTATGTCAGGGGTCAACAAAGACATCCCACCCTATGTGAAGTATTGGGGTCAGAGGGGGAGGCTCTACGGCCTTAACCTCGTCGGCCTCAGGCGCCATGGCCTTTCAAGAGAGAATCTCGAGGCGCTGAGAGACGCCTACCGTATGATATTCGAGGGAGACGGCACGGTAGCCGATGCCATCCAGATGGTGGAAGAGCGTTTTTCCGCCGTCCCGGAGGTGGTCAGGTTTGTCGAGTTCATCAAGTCTTCAAGGCGTGGCGTACCGCTTGGAGGAAATATCAGCGAGATTTCGGAGATGGATTGA
- a CDS encoding ArnT family glycosyltransferase, whose amino-acid sequence MWNRRLALLLGVLIAVRVLFIAFAPLDLSPDEAYYWDWSRHLDWGYYSKPPMIAWIIAAGTSIFGNNAMGVRLPAAILATLGVLAVYLLGRRLFGAKAGFLAALATAFMPGSCVLGFAMTIDAPLIFSWAWAMYATWLALEKKGYERDQGTACWWWTASGVFTGLGILSKQTMLAFPPFVFLFLILEPDYRKRLLTPWPYLAFIISLAPLGPVIWWNYRHGWITLEHTAHHFEMGSRSYFTFLKTLPDFILSQLGLISPVTWILSMITSYYILFMALKRHISKKNGNVAITSPTLYLAVLSAAPIALTTLLSLKQRVNGNWPAPFYLGSSVLLGGWAAEVLNLTPWIDRFRRLFKPGLILGASMCAILYIIPWAACITNLDKGRIDLTAELRGWRELGITLGEIAKKNPVREMLIIGTKRQLTSELAFYVPGQPRTYRWAGEQSKVRSQYELWHGPCDKIGHDAIIVTYADEQLPQDIKGYFKEIRPLYYLRPAKNGFNLYLGKGLIDWPGCSASKVQGRYLQPGQQPLADQVYR is encoded by the coding sequence ATGTGGAATAGACGCCTTGCCCTTTTATTAGGGGTGCTGATCGCCGTACGCGTGCTCTTTATTGCATTTGCACCGCTCGACCTCTCGCCTGACGAGGCCTACTATTGGGACTGGTCAAGGCACCTTGACTGGGGATACTACAGCAAACCCCCAATGATAGCCTGGATCATCGCAGCGGGCACCTCTATCTTTGGAAACAACGCCATGGGCGTAAGGCTCCCAGCCGCAATACTCGCCACCCTCGGCGTCTTGGCTGTATACCTTCTCGGCAGACGCCTCTTCGGCGCAAAGGCGGGGTTTCTGGCCGCGCTGGCCACGGCCTTCATGCCAGGCTCCTGCGTCCTAGGCTTTGCGATGACCATAGACGCGCCGCTTATATTCTCCTGGGCATGGGCTATGTATGCTACATGGCTGGCACTGGAAAAGAAGGGTTATGAAAGGGATCAAGGTACGGCCTGTTGGTGGTGGACGGCCTCTGGTGTCTTTACAGGCCTTGGAATACTCAGCAAACAGACCATGCTAGCATTCCCGCCTTTTGTTTTCCTGTTTCTCATCCTTGAACCGGATTACAGAAAAAGACTCCTTACACCCTGGCCATATCTGGCGTTCATCATTTCGCTCGCCCCGCTCGGTCCCGTCATTTGGTGGAACTACAGACATGGCTGGATCACGCTGGAACATACGGCCCACCACTTTGAGATGGGAAGCCGGTCATACTTCACATTTTTAAAGACACTGCCCGATTTCATACTCTCTCAACTTGGTCTCATCTCACCGGTGACCTGGATCTTGTCCATGATAACAAGCTATTATATCCTGTTTATGGCCTTAAAGAGACACATCTCAAAGAAAAATGGCAATGTCGCGATAACCTCTCCAACCCTTTATCTAGCCGTGCTGAGCGCGGCGCCGATAGCGCTGACCACGCTCTTGAGCCTCAAACAACGTGTAAACGGCAATTGGCCAGCTCCATTTTATCTTGGCTCATCCGTCCTCCTAGGTGGGTGGGCCGCAGAGGTCTTAAATTTAACACCTTGGATAGACCGATTCAGAAGGCTTTTTAAACCAGGTCTGATACTGGGCGCATCCATGTGCGCCATTCTATATATAATCCCATGGGCCGCATGCATCACAAACCTTGACAAGGGCCGCATCGACCTCACCGCTGAACTGAGAGGCTGGAGAGAATTGGGCATAACCTTAGGGGAGATCGCAAAAAAAAACCCAGTGCGAGAGATGCTCATCATCGGGACGAAGAGGCAGCTAACAAGCGAGCTCGCCTTTTACGTCCCTGGCCAGCCGAGGACATACCGCTGGGCGGGCGAACAGAGTAAGGTAAGGAGCCAATATGAGCTCTGGCATGGACCATGTGACAAGATAGGTCATGATGCAATCATTGTGACATATGCGGATGAACAATTGCCGCAGGATATCAAGGGGTATTTCAAGGAGATAAGACCGCTCTACTACCTCAGACCGGCTAAGAATGGATTCAATCTATACCTCGGAAAAGGACTTATCGACTGGCCGGGTTGCTCCGCTTCAAAAGTCCAAGGGCGATATTTGCAGCCCGGTCAGCAGCCCCTGGCTGACCAAGTCTACCGGTGA
- the fabZ gene encoding 3-hydroxyacyl-ACP dehydratase FabZ: MHSQGRFDMDDIMSFLPHRYPFLLVDRILSLEPGKSITGLKNVTMNEPFFQGHFPGFPIMPGVLILEAMAQTGIILAKASDQAGLNDKFVLFAGLDEVRFRRPVIPGDQLIMELTLLKHKASIWKMAGKATVGGELAVEAQLIASMSDGLPDKLKGRA, encoded by the coding sequence ATGCATAGCCAAGGACGGTTTGATATGGATGATATCATGTCTTTTTTGCCTCACAGGTATCCCTTTTTGCTGGTTGATCGGATATTGAGTCTGGAACCAGGCAAATCTATAACCGGGCTCAAAAACGTGACCATGAATGAGCCTTTTTTTCAAGGTCATTTTCCCGGGTTTCCCATAATGCCTGGTGTCTTGATCCTTGAGGCCATGGCCCAGACGGGGATTATACTTGCAAAGGCCAGCGACCAGGCCGGGCTCAATGATAAATTTGTCCTGTTTGCAGGATTGGATGAGGTAAGGTTCAGAAGGCCTGTGATCCCTGGGGATCAGCTTATAATGGAGCTTACGCTCTTGAAACACAAGGCCTCAATCTGGAAGATGGCTGGCAAGGCCACTGTCGGCGGGGAATTGGCCGTAGAGGCCCAATTAATTGCATCCATGTCCGACGGATTGCCCGATAAACTAAAAGGAAGAGCCTGA
- the lpxD gene encoding UDP-3-O-(3-hydroxymyristoyl)glucosamine N-acyltransferase, with the protein MGCFKYGGFMGTRTIKLKDIASAVDGRLVGSGRLEIRGIRSLDLAGPDEISFAVGTYLEEDVRRSSAGALILPEKWPLSIDRPAVLVRDPYLACAIVASLFNKKEFEATGINADARIGTGCSISDNISIHAHAYIGDRVVIGPYVTIYPGVYIGDDAAIGEGCVIYPNVVIYKGCRIGKRVTIHAGAVIGSDGFGYARRGDESVKIPQIGIVVIEDDVEIGANVTIDRATFGETRIGRGTKIDNLVQIGHNVTIGPGAVIVAQVGIAGSARLGSGVMLGGHAGILGHIELGDGVKVGAMSGVAKSVPAGEAVSGIPAIPHKQWLRVMNVLKRLPEMEKEIRRLKEGLETGRDDRTVMDTGGQDDA; encoded by the coding sequence GTGGGGTGTTTTAAATACGGTGGTTTCATGGGCACCAGGACCATTAAATTAAAAGATATAGCCTCGGCTGTAGACGGGCGCTTGGTTGGATCAGGCAGGCTGGAGATCAGGGGTATCCGGTCATTGGATCTGGCTGGACCTGATGAAATAAGCTTTGCAGTAGGTACTTATCTTGAGGAAGATGTGAGGCGAAGCAGTGCAGGGGCGCTTATCCTGCCTGAAAAATGGCCGCTGTCCATTGACAGGCCGGCTGTCTTAGTCAGAGATCCCTATCTTGCTTGTGCGATTGTTGCATCGCTTTTCAACAAAAAGGAATTTGAGGCAACCGGAATAAACGCCGACGCCCGCATTGGCACTGGTTGTTCGATATCGGATAATATAAGCATACATGCCCACGCCTATATTGGCGACAGGGTTGTGATCGGGCCTTATGTCACGATCTATCCAGGTGTCTATATCGGTGATGATGCGGCTATAGGTGAAGGTTGTGTCATATATCCTAATGTGGTGATTTATAAGGGATGCCGCATAGGGAAGAGGGTGACTATACATGCGGGGGCTGTAATAGGGAGTGACGGATTCGGTTATGCAAGGCGCGGTGACGAATCGGTCAAGATACCGCAGATCGGCATCGTGGTCATAGAAGATGACGTTGAGATAGGGGCTAACGTAACTATAGACCGTGCTACATTCGGCGAGACTAGGATAGGGCGTGGTACAAAGATCGACAACCTTGTTCAGATCGGCCACAACGTGACCATAGGTCCTGGCGCTGTAATTGTGGCACAGGTGGGGATTGCCGGCAGTGCCAGGCTTGGCTCTGGGGTCATGCTCGGGGGACATGCCGGTATCTTGGGTCACATAGAGCTCGGTGATGGTGTGAAGGTGGGAGCGATGTCCGGTGTCGCAAAGAGCGTGCCTGCCGGCGAAGCGGTCTCGGGTATACCAGCCATACCCCATAAGCAGTGGCTGAGGGTGATGAATGTCTTGAAAAGGCTGCCTGAGATGGAGAAGGAGATAAGGCGGCTCAAGGAAGGTCTAGAGACAGGCCGTGATGATCGCACGGTCATGGATACAGGGGGTCAGGATGATGCATAG
- a CDS encoding ABC transporter ATP-binding protein — MSARIDIGNGLHGRYPGVAIAIRGLSKIYSTNGIVVNVLKEIDCDIFEGDVVGVVGASGVGKTSLLHILGTLEPPSSGAVLHFGQNVFTWKDSMLSRFRNEQLGFVFQFHYLLPEFTAVENVMMPCLVAGVDRKEAKEAAMDILMELGLENRAEFKIGQLSGGEQQRIAFARAMVRRPRLLLADEPTGNLDEHTGEKLADLFFSLNSRYNTTMVIVTHNLALAIRMKRCLGLIDGKLVELASSELKDFGVGKARSGRIL, encoded by the coding sequence ATGTCAGCGCGGATAGATATCGGTAATGGCCTGCATGGTCGCTATCCCGGTGTGGCCATAGCGATTCGAGGTCTTTCAAAGATCTATTCGACCAACGGCATAGTTGTAAATGTGCTGAAGGAGATCGATTGCGATATATTCGAAGGGGATGTGGTCGGCGTAGTCGGGGCATCGGGCGTGGGTAAGACCTCATTGCTCCATATACTAGGCACGCTTGAGCCCCCCAGTTCGGGCGCCGTTCTACATTTCGGGCAAAATGTCTTTACTTGGAAGGATTCCATGCTCTCAAGGTTTAGAAATGAACAGTTGGGTTTCGTCTTTCAGTTTCATTATCTGCTTCCGGAGTTCACTGCAGTTGAAAATGTAATGATGCCGTGTCTGGTGGCTGGTGTGGATAGAAAAGAGGCAAAGGAGGCGGCAATGGACATACTCATGGAGCTCGGCCTTGAGAATAGGGCTGAGTTCAAGATAGGACAGCTTTCAGGCGGTGAGCAGCAGAGGATCGCCTTTGCAAGGGCCATGGTGAGACGGCCCAGGTTGCTTCTGGCGGATGAGCCCACCGGCAATCTTGACGAGCACACAGGCGAGAAGTTGGCGGACCTGTTTTTTTCTTTGAACAGCCGGTATAACACCACGATGGTCATCGTGACGCACAATCTCGCCCTTGCAATACGGATGAAACGGTGTTTAGGATTGATCGACGGCAAGTTGGTCGAACTGGCATCTTCCGAGCTCAAGGATTTCGGGGTCGGGAAGGCGCGATCTGGGCGGATTTTATAA